One window of Phycisphaeraceae bacterium genomic DNA carries:
- the truD gene encoding tRNA pseudouridine(13) synthase TruD — protein sequence MTIRKQPSDFRVEELLSPETQAAIHDRAGGSDVHALYELEKTSLTTPAAVNELCRALKARPDHASYAGLKDKHAQTRQHITVKLRTPSDAPRAAEGKQWHAALRGFVDHPITAADITGNRFVITVRDLKRPDSEEMDRRAGLLSETPSRRGWGEGAGGGLLSPLGTSTPRHLDTCLLFTNYFGAQRFGSARHGAGWIAKSLISGDFETALKLAIGTPARKDTGKTRDFTRILASRWGDWKGMLKDLPRLPEARAIEVLARGRHVDGGGDFKEAFAALPYFLQSLFVEAYQSHLWNRCACELTGAAAGTPSPREGEGGGRSSATQSPMLRTGDEFGEMLFAPASLIQPPWRDLDLPLLAKNSELLDPWKETYERVLASEGIALADLRVKGLKRPFFGEASRRLFAEARNFALSVPEPDELSRSGLRKRTASFDLSRGSYATVVLRALGQ from the coding sequence TTGACCATCCGCAAGCAGCCATCCGATTTTCGCGTTGAGGAACTGCTCTCTCCCGAAACGCAGGCCGCGATCCACGATCGCGCCGGCGGCAGCGACGTTCACGCGCTCTACGAACTCGAGAAGACTTCGCTCACGACCCCCGCAGCGGTCAATGAACTCTGTCGCGCGCTCAAGGCCCGCCCCGATCACGCGAGCTACGCCGGGCTCAAAGACAAGCACGCCCAAACCCGCCAGCACATCACGGTCAAGCTGCGCACGCCCTCCGATGCTCCGCGTGCCGCAGAGGGCAAGCAGTGGCACGCCGCGCTCCGCGGCTTTGTCGATCACCCGATCACCGCCGCCGACATCACCGGCAACCGCTTCGTCATCACCGTCCGCGATCTCAAGCGCCCCGACAGCGAAGAAATGGACCGCCGCGCCGGTCTTCTTTCCGAAACCCCCTCCCGGAGAGGGTGGGGGGAGGGGGCAGGGGGTGGGCTGCTTTCTCCCCTCGGCACCTCGACACCTCGACACCTCGACACCTGTCTTCTCTTCACGAACTACTTCGGCGCCCAGCGTTTCGGCTCCGCCCGCCACGGCGCGGGCTGGATCGCCAAGTCACTGATCTCCGGCGATTTCGAAACCGCGCTCAAACTCGCCATCGGCACTCCCGCGCGCAAGGACACCGGCAAGACCCGCGACTTCACGCGCATCCTCGCCTCGCGCTGGGGCGACTGGAAAGGGATGCTCAAGGATCTGCCGCGCCTGCCCGAGGCCCGCGCGATCGAAGTGCTGGCGCGCGGCCGGCACGTTGACGGTGGGGGCGACTTCAAGGAGGCCTTCGCCGCGCTCCCGTACTTCCTGCAATCTCTTTTCGTCGAGGCCTATCAGTCGCACCTCTGGAACCGCTGCGCCTGCGAACTCACCGGTGCAGCTGCAGGAACCCCCTCCCCGAGGGAGGGGGAAGGGGGTGGGCGGTCGTCTGCAACCCAATCACCCATGTTGAGAACCGGCGACGAATTCGGCGAAATGCTCTTCGCTCCCGCCTCACTCATCCAACCTCCCTGGCGCGATCTCGATCTCCCTCTGCTCGCCAAAAACTCCGAATTGCTCGACCCGTGGAAGGAAACTTACGAGCGCGTGCTGGCTTCCGAAGGCATCGCCCTCGCCGATCTCCGCGTCAAAGGTCTCAAGCGTCCGTTCTTCGGCGAGGCCTCGCGCCGCCTCTTCGCCGAGGCACGCAACTTCGCTCTTTCTGTGCCCGAGCCGGATGAGCTCTCCAGGTCCGGCCTCCGCAAACGCACCGCATCCTTCGACCTGTCCCGCGGCAGTTACGCCACCGTCGTCCTCCGCGCGCTCGGTCAGTAG
- a CDS encoding MBL fold metallo-hydrolase, which yields MKQIDPACNFGLSRRGFLGLSAGVSAGLAFAANATFTRTTRAALLGDASLQDSAMNWFAWTKVSPRCWVAQGEGGNVLVIAGENEAIVIDAKNAGYGATLRREAEAVCGKPVKTLINTHHHGDHIGGNYAFTKDCAVMAHQNALPRIASQGERLLGGAARAQKQVSESDKPAKGAVLNDLAAFDGAGYTKNSWNPTKSLGDSETITIGGIELQLAHVGNGHTDNDLIIVVPRENVLHGGDLLFNRTWPVIDLPGGSDTAGWVKGCEKILELCGEKQRVVIPGHGDIGDREMAQRQRQMLIALRAKAAAAVNSGQSREDFLKRPFDEYAEYQRADVLKPRTLGGVYDEAMRAAGK from the coding sequence GTGAAACAGATCGACCCAGCGTGCAACTTCGGACTTTCTCGTCGCGGTTTTCTCGGGCTATCGGCGGGTGTTTCGGCGGGGCTTGCGTTTGCCGCCAACGCCACGTTCACGCGTACGACACGCGCGGCGCTGCTTGGGGATGCATCGCTTCAAGATTCGGCGATGAACTGGTTTGCGTGGACAAAGGTCTCGCCGCGCTGCTGGGTTGCGCAGGGAGAGGGCGGGAATGTGCTGGTGATCGCAGGCGAGAATGAAGCGATCGTCATCGACGCGAAGAACGCGGGGTACGGCGCGACGCTGCGGCGCGAAGCCGAAGCCGTCTGCGGCAAGCCGGTGAAGACTTTGATCAACACGCATCACCACGGCGATCACATCGGTGGGAACTACGCGTTCACGAAGGATTGCGCGGTGATGGCGCACCAGAACGCGCTGCCGCGGATCGCGAGCCAGGGCGAGCGCTTGCTGGGCGGCGCGGCACGGGCCCAGAAGCAAGTGAGCGAGAGCGACAAACCGGCGAAGGGCGCAGTGCTGAATGACCTCGCGGCGTTTGACGGCGCGGGATACACGAAGAACTCGTGGAACCCGACGAAGTCGCTGGGCGACAGCGAGACGATCACGATCGGCGGCATCGAGTTGCAACTGGCACATGTGGGGAACGGGCACACGGACAACGACCTGATCATCGTCGTGCCGCGGGAGAACGTGCTGCACGGGGGTGATTTGCTTTTCAACCGCACGTGGCCGGTGATCGATCTGCCGGGAGGATCGGACACGGCGGGCTGGGTCAAGGGATGCGAGAAGATTCTCGAATTGTGCGGCGAGAAGCAGAGGGTGGTGATTCCGGGCCACGGCGACATCGGCGATCGCGAGATGGCGCAGCGGCAGCGGCAGATGTTGATCGCGCTGCGCGCGAAGGCGGCAGCGGCGGTCAATTCGGGCCAGAGCCGCGAGGATTTTTTGAAGCGTCCGTTCGATGAATACGCGGAGTATCAGCGAGCGGATGTGCTGAAGCCGCGGACGCTGGGCGGGGTGTATGACGAAGCGATGAGGGCAGCGGGGAAGTGA